One genomic window of Mauremys mutica isolate MM-2020 ecotype Southern chromosome 5, ASM2049712v1, whole genome shotgun sequence includes the following:
- the LOC123371773 gene encoding craniofacial development protein 2-like, giving the protein MESFNNRARTGGIGFIVKKERVPRIVSCDIISPWIAVLMRQTKQRKTIKIIQVYAPMQQVEDEEMEHFYEELEEVMQKRSTYTIIQGDFNAAVGGKENEKEKYVGKFGKGLRNYHRACLVAFTEANHLYTMNMIFQKEQHQYWTWKSLAGVTLNQTDYVMTDTRRTFNDVATIRERIIFTGSDHYI; this is encoded by the exons ATGGA ATCATTCAACAATAGAGCAAGGACTGGAGGCATTGGATTCATTGTCAAGAAAGAAAGAGTTCCAAGGATAGTCAGCTGTGACATCATATCACCCTGGATAGCAGTTCTCATGCgtcaaacaaaacaaaggaaaacgATTAAAATTATTCAGGTGTATGCTCCCATGCAGCAAGTGGAAGATGAAGAAATGGAACATTTCTATGAAGAGCTGGAGGAGGTAATGCAGAAAAGATCCACCTACACAATTATCCAAGGGGACTTCAATGCAGCAGTAGGTGGAAAGGAAAATGAGAAAGAAAAGTATGTGGGAAAATTTGGTAAGGGTTTAAGAAATTATCACAGAGCATGTCTGGTTGCATTCACAGAGGCAAACCATCTCTACACAATGAACATGATATTTCAAAAAGAACAGCATCAGTACTGGACATGGAAAAGCCTGGCTGGAGTCACACTGAATCAGACTGATTATGTAATGACGGATACTAGAAGAACCTTCAATGATGTAGCGACAATAAGAGAACGAATCATTTTCACGGGCTCAGACCATTATATATAG